A genome region from Desulfobulbaceae bacterium DB1 includes the following:
- a CDS encoding IS256 family transposase has translation MAIDKEILDRLLADYNYQKPEELIGENGLLKQLTKALLERALQAEMTVHLGHEKHGTIVTKGGNARNGNSAKTIKGDFGKMPIEVPRDRDSSFDPVIIPKGQTRFPGFDDKIISLYSRGMTTREIQGHLEDIYGVDVSPTLISTVTDAVADEVKVWQNRPLDPIYPIVYMDAIRVKVRDNGHVKNKAVYLAIGITMDGVKDVLGMWVAENEGAKFWLQVVTELRNRGVQDIFIACVDGLKGFPEAIETVFPFTQVQLCLVHMVRNSLKYVSWKQRKEVAADLKAIYQSPTAEQAEMELMTFEEKWDKTHPSIGQSWRRNWERITPFFAYSPEIRKVIYTTNAIESLNMSLRKVTKNRGSFPNDESMLKLLYMALNNIAKKWTMPIRDWKAALNRFSILFGDRMPAY, from the coding sequence ATGGCCATTGATAAAGAAATTTTGGATCGTTTACTTGCCGACTACAATTACCAGAAGCCCGAAGAACTGATCGGTGAAAACGGGCTGCTCAAGCAGCTCACCAAGGCCTTACTGGAGCGGGCGTTACAGGCGGAAATGACCGTCCACCTGGGCCACGAAAAACATGGAACCATCGTCACCAAAGGCGGTAATGCCCGAAATGGTAACTCTGCAAAGACCATCAAGGGCGACTTCGGTAAAATGCCGATTGAGGTCCCGCGCGACCGCGACAGCAGTTTCGATCCGGTCATCATTCCCAAAGGGCAAACCCGCTTTCCCGGCTTTGACGACAAGATTATCTCTCTCTACTCCCGAGGGATGACTACCAGGGAGATTCAGGGGCACTTGGAAGACATTTACGGAGTTGATGTCTCTCCCACCCTGATTTCAACGGTCACCGATGCCGTTGCTGACGAGGTTAAAGTTTGGCAAAATCGCCCGTTGGACCCCATTTATCCCATTGTTTACATGGACGCTATCCGGGTTAAGGTGCGCGACAATGGGCATGTTAAGAACAAGGCGGTCTATCTGGCTATTGGCATCACCATGGACGGCGTCAAGGATGTCCTGGGAATGTGGGTTGCCGAAAACGAGGGCGCCAAGTTCTGGTTGCAGGTAGTGACTGAGCTAAGAAACCGTGGCGTGCAGGATATTTTCATTGCCTGCGTCGATGGCCTCAAGGGTTTTCCTGAAGCCATTGAGACGGTTTTCCCCTTCACCCAGGTCCAGCTCTGTCTCGTCCACATGGTGCGCAATTCCCTGAAATATGTCTCATGGAAACAGCGCAAAGAGGTGGCTGCGGATCTCAAGGCCATTTACCAATCGCCAACAGCCGAGCAGGCCGAAATGGAACTGATGACCTTTGAAGAAAAATGGGACAAAACGCATCCGTCCATCGGCCAATCCTGGCGAAGAAATTGGGAAAGAATCACCCCATTTTTTGCGTATTCGCCCGAGATACGCAAGGTGATATATACCACCAATGCTATTGAGTCGTTGAACATGTCACTGCGCAAAGTTACCAAGAACCGGGGTTCATTTCCCAATGACGAGTCGATGCTTAAACTGCTTTACATGGCGCTGAACAATATCGCCAAAAAATGGACTATGCCAATCAGAGACTGGAAGGCTGCCTTGAACCGCTTTTCAATCTTGTTCGGCGACAGAATGCCTGCATATTGA
- a CDS encoding rRNA adenine dimethylase, whose amino-acid sequence MDALVKKYAARMITAGLAENPLICGIDDEVIWNREDGDIVILQQVLDDMNINSLICAEPAEPYLTILKFLTSRHPECITPRDCETRTFLHDLPVTDTFSTEVILARLRQRKSVIVAGGSALRIVTFGTVSPEQAFVTFSSVCFAAFVLFFSSCLADAKTGAATPEQQVAFRRAASLLDEARTKAPKLLTGPFTKESDVYAAIIEAGRCTVEYGLVDSYFGNISYRLDETIYISQTGSSLDELAGCIDPCPLDGSSCSGITASSELSAHNEIFLRTDNRAILHGHPRFAVILSMDCDQKDCPDRERCHTKCSRQRFINDIPIVPGEVGTGPTGLCNTLPPAVINRRGVIVWGHGLFTVADDDFNQAFKHLLDIENMCRREYFARISRTGRRSGG is encoded by the coding sequence ATGGACGCGCTCGTAAAAAAATACGCCGCCAGGATGATCACGGCGGGTCTCGCGGAGAATCCCCTGATCTGCGGCATTGACGACGAAGTCATCTGGAACCGGGAGGACGGGGATATCGTCATCCTGCAGCAGGTGCTGGACGACATGAACATCAACTCGCTCATCTGCGCCGAACCGGCCGAGCCGTACCTGACCATCCTGAAATTTCTCACCAGCCGTCACCCGGAGTGCATCACCCCGCGAGACTGCGAGACCCGCACCTTTCTCCACGATCTGCCGGTGACGGACACATTTTCGACCGAGGTCATCCTCGCCCGGCTGCGGCAACGGAAATCGGTCATTGTTGCCGGGGGAAGCGCCCTGCGCATCGTCACCTTCGGCACCGTCAGCCCGGAACAGGCCTTCGTCACCTTCAGTTCCGTCTGCTTTGCCGCCTTTGTCCTTTTTTTTTCAAGCTGTCTGGCCGATGCCAAAACCGGTGCCGCTACACCTGAGCAGCAGGTCGCCTTCAGGCGGGCCGCTTCACTGCTTGATGAAGCACGCACCAAGGCCCCGAAACTGCTCACCGGCCCCTTTACGAAAGAGTCTGATGTCTATGCGGCAATCATCGAGGCAGGCCGCTGCACGGTGGAGTACGGGCTGGTCGACTCCTATTTCGGCAACATCTCCTATCGACTGGATGAAACGATCTACATCAGTCAGACCGGCAGCTCCCTGGACGAACTGGCCGGCTGTATCGACCCCTGCCCCCTGGACGGCTCTTCCTGCAGCGGCATCACCGCCTCCAGCGAACTGAGCGCCCACAACGAAATATTCCTGCGCACCGACAACCGGGCCATCCTGCATGGCCATCCCAGGTTTGCCGTTATTTTGTCCATGGACTGCGACCAAAAGGACTGTCCGGACCGGGAACGCTGCCACACCAAGTGCTCCCGGCAGCGGTTCATCAACGACATCCCCATTGTGCCCGGCGAGGTGGGCACCGGCCCCACCGGACTCTGCAACACCCTGCCCCCGGCCGTTATCAACCGGCGGGGCGTCATCGTCTGGGGCCACGGGCTGTTCACCGTGGCGGATGATGATTTCAACCAAGCGTTCAAACACCTGCTTGATATTGAAAACATGTGCCGCAGGGAATACTTCGCCCGCATCAGTCGGACCGGACGCCGTTCCGGCGGCTGA
- a CDS encoding aldehyde ferredoxin oxidoreductase, whose product MTIDPNGWTGKILRIDLTRRAIDIVRPSVEVYRKFIGGKGLAGLFLRPQVTLPWDHPDMPLLLFTGPLVGTAAPTSGRSTVMSRSPLTGAVADTSVGGRLGFELKRAGWDGIIITGKSPAPCGIEIENDTVRITDATPYWGKGTDTVFRSFADGKGSVAAIGPAAENGVAFSSLIVDRHHAAGRCGIGLCLAAKQLKYLTIHGTGKIMVHDREELRAAREEILRLTAASPILMGRQGFSCFGTGSIYDLMDSRRMMPTDNFRKTHFDRAGELNAHAYKESYDPAKHGCMGCHIRCKKIARRGAMHGGSMPEFETMSHFTALIGNTDMNLVMQANRLCNQYGMDTISAAATLACYREMSGMKDLSGELLDLLEQIGNGTSELGRELGRGSARFAAARNQREKSISVKGLELPAYDPRGAYGMSLAYALSTRGGCHLRAYPVSHEILRKPVATDRFTFSGKARIIKIAEDQNAVVDSLTACKFIFFAAGLEEYAKAYTAATGVPTSAQELLKAGERIYYHERIMNSLNGFTATDDDLPRRFFTEAGTSGNSIAIKPLDRSAFLAARARYYRIRGLDENGLPTKEKSRELGLEWTRS is encoded by the coding sequence ATGACCATCGACCCAAACGGCTGGACCGGAAAAATTCTGCGCATCGACCTCACCCGCCGGGCAATTGATATTGTCCGGCCGTCGGTCGAGGTATACCGGAAATTCATCGGAGGCAAGGGGTTGGCAGGCTTGTTCCTGCGGCCCCAAGTGACCCTGCCCTGGGATCATCCGGACATGCCCCTGCTGCTCTTCACCGGGCCGCTGGTGGGAACCGCCGCACCCACCTCCGGCCGCTCTACCGTCATGTCCCGTTCCCCCCTGACCGGCGCGGTGGCGGACACCTCGGTGGGCGGCCGTCTTGGTTTTGAGCTGAAGCGGGCCGGCTGGGACGGCATCATCATCACCGGCAAATCCCCTGCCCCCTGCGGCATTGAAATCGAAAACGACACGGTGCGCATCACGGATGCCACGCCCTACTGGGGAAAGGGCACGGACACAGTTTTCCGCTCATTTGCCGATGGCAAAGGCTCGGTTGCCGCCATCGGCCCGGCGGCGGAAAACGGCGTCGCCTTTTCGTCGCTCATCGTTGACCGCCACCATGCCGCCGGCCGCTGCGGCATCGGCCTCTGCCTTGCCGCCAAACAGCTCAAATATCTGACAATCCACGGCACCGGAAAAATCATGGTCCATGACCGGGAGGAGCTGCGGGCAGCCCGGGAAGAAATCCTGCGGCTCACCGCCGCCTCCCCCATTCTCATGGGCCGGCAGGGTTTTTCCTGCTTCGGCACCGGTTCGATTTACGACCTGATGGATTCCCGGCGCATGATGCCCACCGACAATTTCCGCAAGACCCATTTTGACCGGGCCGGTGAACTCAATGCCCATGCCTACAAGGAGTCCTACGATCCCGCCAAGCACGGCTGCATGGGCTGCCACATTCGCTGCAAAAAAATTGCCCGCCGGGGGGCGATGCACGGCGGTTCCATGCCGGAATTTGAAACCATGTCCCATTTTACCGCGCTCATCGGCAACACGGACATGAACCTTGTCATGCAGGCCAATCGATTATGCAATCAGTACGGCATGGACACCATTTCCGCTGCCGCCACCCTGGCCTGTTATCGGGAAATGTCGGGCATGAAGGATCTGAGCGGGGAGCTGCTTGACCTGCTGGAGCAGATCGGCAACGGCACATCGGAACTGGGCCGCGAACTGGGCCGGGGATCGGCCCGCTTCGCCGCTGCCCGCAACCAGCGGGAAAAATCAATAAGCGTCAAAGGGCTGGAACTGCCGGCCTACGATCCCAGGGGCGCCTACGGCATGTCGCTCGCCTACGCCCTGTCGACCCGGGGCGGCTGCCATCTGCGCGCCTATCCGGTCAGCCACGAAATTCTCCGCAAACCCGTTGCCACCGACCGCTTCACCTTCAGCGGCAAGGCGCGCATCATCAAAATCGCCGAGGATCAGAACGCGGTGGTGGATTCCCTCACCGCCTGCAAGTTCATCTTTTTCGCCGCGGGTCTTGAGGAATACGCCAAGGCGTACACCGCGGCCACCGGCGTGCCGACCAGCGCCCAGGAACTGCTCAAGGCGGGAGAACGCATTTATTATCACGAACGGATCATGAACAGTTTAAACGGCTTCACCGCAACGGACGACGACCTGCCCCGCCGTTTTTTCACCGAGGCCGGAACCAGCGGCAACTCTATTGCGATCAAGCCCCTTGACCGCAGTGCCTTCCTTGCGGCGCGGGCCCGCTACTACCGCATCCGGGGGCTTGACGAAAATGGGCTGCCGACAAAGGAAAAAAGCCGGGAACTGGGACTGGAATGGACGCGCTCGTAA
- a CDS encoding transposase has translation MKRFILERSSDEFYTSHSGLALIGLGINRFTSLNAKLKKAIPDTKDIANTDVIRSYLGLLSLGKSDFEAIADMKDDRYFQQSLGIKAVPSPETLRQRLDETATVFQPIASSTYTEFIRNAKGKVTPLAMGHVAVDMDVFCMDNSGTKKEGSKHTYHGYDGYAPIAAYMGEEGWCINLEFREGSQHSQNNFIPFLQETISRAKSLTKKSLLFRLDSGHDAVETRATLYGHKKVDYILKWNPRKQDLPAWLARGLQEGEVSEPRRGKRVAVFSFNQLQEHEGKEFSTRLIVRVIERTIDKRGQLLLVPDIELEGWWTSLYLPEKEIIKLYRDHGTSEQFHSEFKTDMDLERLPSGKFATNSLIMSLAGLAYNILRFIGQLGLLGDRSPVRHSAKRRRIRTVIQELMYRAARLIETGRKLKLRFSRHCCAFDSFQAVYNRLAFG, from the coding sequence ATGAAACGATTTATTCTTGAACGCTCATCGGACGAATTTTATACCTCTCATTCCGGCCTGGCCCTGATCGGGCTCGGTATCAATCGCTTTACCAGCTTGAACGCCAAGCTGAAAAAGGCGATACCCGACACCAAGGACATTGCCAATACAGATGTCATTCGCAGTTATCTCGGGCTCCTCTCGCTTGGCAAAAGCGATTTCGAAGCCATTGCCGACATGAAAGACGACAGGTATTTCCAGCAATCACTTGGCATCAAAGCGGTTCCTTCGCCCGAAACCTTGCGCCAGCGCCTTGACGAAACCGCAACAGTTTTTCAGCCAATTGCTTCCTCCACCTACACGGAGTTCATCCGCAATGCCAAAGGAAAAGTAACCCCCTTGGCCATGGGTCATGTCGCCGTCGATATGGACGTCTTTTGCATGGACAACTCCGGCACCAAAAAAGAAGGTTCCAAGCATACCTATCACGGTTATGACGGCTATGCGCCAATAGCCGCCTACATGGGAGAGGAAGGCTGGTGTATTAATCTTGAGTTCCGGGAGGGCAGCCAGCACAGCCAAAACAATTTTATTCCTTTTCTGCAGGAAACCATCTCCCGTGCCAAGTCTTTAACCAAAAAGTCACTGTTATTCAGGCTTGACTCCGGACACGATGCTGTCGAGACCCGAGCAACGCTTTATGGCCACAAAAAGGTCGATTACATCCTGAAATGGAATCCCCGCAAGCAGGACCTTCCCGCCTGGCTGGCCCGTGGGCTGCAAGAAGGAGAAGTGAGCGAACCACGACGCGGCAAACGGGTTGCCGTATTCAGTTTCAACCAGCTTCAGGAGCACGAGGGCAAGGAGTTCAGTACCCGCCTGATCGTCCGCGTGATTGAACGTACCATTGACAAACGCGGCCAGTTGCTGCTGGTGCCGGATATAGAACTTGAGGGCTGGTGGACATCCCTTTACCTGCCGGAAAAAGAGATCATCAAGCTCTACCGGGACCACGGCACAAGCGAGCAGTTTCACAGCGAATTTAAAACCGACATGGATCTTGAGCGGTTGCCTTCGGGAAAATTTGCGACCAATTCCTTGATCATGTCCTTGGCCGGCTTGGCTTATAACATCTTGCGGTTTATCGGCCAGCTTGGCCTTCTCGGTGATCGCTCACCAGTGCGCCACTCGGCAAAGCGCAGGAGAATTCGTACCGTTATTCAGGAACTCATGTACCGTGCAGCCAGACTGATTGAGACCGGCAGGAAACTGAAGCTGCGGTTCAGCCGCCACTGTTGCGCATTTGACTCGTTTCAGGCCGTTTATAACCGGCTTGCCTTTGGCTAA
- a CDS encoding acriflavin resistance protein, whose amino-acid sequence MIVSDTAVKKSVTVVVLAVLIMVFGTYCYLVLPRESDPDISIPNVFISTEYRGVSPTDIETAITIEIEKKLKGLDGLKKIQSISAEGLSSINVEFVTGTDIDQAMQDVKDKVDEAKNELPQDLENDPSVFEVNFSELPIVVFSLSGTCGLPCLKEIADDLEDAVEAIPGILAVDVTGGLEREIRVEVFPEKLAYYGLDISALQQVVVSENQNTSGGVIRMGDGRFQLRVPGEFTTPEEIYGLIVGTHGAEPIYLKDVARVVDGFKEETSRSRLDGRAAVNLAVKKRSGENIIAISKQIDRHIARVQPTWPQGTEITKVMDKARDIDLMVADLENNILTGLMLVVVVIFFAMGLRNALMVSLAIPFSMLLTFTALYLLGITLNMVVLFSLTLALGMLVDNAIVIIENTYRFMEQGASRFDAAMWATSEVAYPVIGSTLTTLGAFAPMLFWPGIMGEFMSYLPLTLIITLTSSLFVALVINPAFASLFMKVKSNDGGAPAKSMEEVAVAVEKPAEIRGMWLTSYARLLTFSLARPVSVILCGFAVLVLMVQGWLLVVGLEKPIEFFPDIDPAGMYVNLDVPEGADLDYIDRILKRIELAVAAPQAEADVPLEPSDEEYGRALLPKEHKKADGSTFIGPSDQANIRNIYTKGIVTAGAGTAFDPNAPNHVGIRFLEIKDRTSSSNDTLETIRRRIKNIPGAKLTIASAEEGPPTGAAINIEISGDDFAVLGSLAAEIKKIVGQVPHVEDIRDDFVEGTPSVHVTVDRQKAALFGLSTDMIGFALKTAYNGLDVSSFREKDEDYDITVQLREDDRRVVDVLRELMIPTPAGTMVPLSTMAKVAYGGSIGDITRINNERVVTVKANVDETKVPGPVARAQAEELLKQLPLPPGYMTRFTGEFEFQQESEDFLSKAFVVALLFIFLILVSQFNSISQPFIIMTSVILSLGGAFLGLMLFRQPFGIIMTGVGVISLAGVVVNNAIVLLDYTNKLRERGMVLSEAVVAAGATRLRPVMLTAITTILGLIPMVTGVSFDFHDLSISLVSESSQWWRSMAVVVIFGLLVATFLTLVVVPTLYYLLEQLPEKRRQAVIRLKRFYWQQYGRLSGEKNPNRD is encoded by the coding sequence ATGATCGTTTCCGACACCGCCGTCAAAAAGAGCGTCACCGTTGTTGTTCTTGCCGTGCTGATCATGGTCTTCGGTACCTACTGTTACCTGGTGCTGCCCAGGGAAAGCGACCCGGACATCTCCATTCCCAATGTTTTCATCTCCACCGAATACCGCGGCGTGTCGCCCACCGATATCGAAACCGCCATCACCATCGAGATCGAAAAAAAGCTGAAAGGGCTCGACGGCCTGAAAAAGATCCAGTCAATCAGCGCCGAAGGTCTTTCCTCCATCAATGTCGAGTTCGTCACCGGCACGGATATCGACCAGGCCATGCAGGACGTCAAGGACAAGGTGGACGAGGCCAAAAATGAGCTGCCCCAGGACCTGGAGAATGACCCTTCGGTTTTTGAGGTCAACTTTTCCGAGCTGCCCATTGTCGTCTTTTCCCTGTCCGGAACCTGCGGCCTGCCCTGCCTGAAAGAGATCGCCGACGATCTGGAAGACGCCGTCGAGGCCATTCCCGGCATCCTGGCGGTGGATGTCACCGGCGGCCTGGAGCGGGAGATCCGGGTGGAGGTCTTTCCGGAAAAACTGGCCTATTACGGCCTGGATATCAGCGCCCTGCAGCAGGTGGTGGTCAGCGAGAACCAGAACACCTCGGGCGGCGTCATCCGCATGGGCGACGGCCGCTTCCAGCTCCGGGTGCCGGGGGAGTTCACCACTCCGGAGGAAATTTACGGCCTGATCGTCGGCACCCATGGCGCTGAGCCGATTTATCTCAAGGATGTGGCCCGGGTGGTGGACGGCTTCAAGGAAGAGACCAGCCGCTCCCGCCTGGACGGCCGGGCGGCGGTGAACCTGGCGGTCAAGAAGCGCTCCGGCGAAAACATCATCGCCATCAGCAAACAGATCGATCGCCACATCGCCAGGGTGCAGCCCACCTGGCCCCAGGGCACGGAAATCACCAAGGTCATGGACAAGGCCCGGGACATCGACCTCATGGTGGCGGACCTGGAAAACAACATCCTCACCGGACTTATGCTGGTGGTGGTGGTGATCTTTTTCGCCATGGGCCTGCGCAATGCCCTGATGGTGAGCCTGGCCATTCCTTTTTCCATGCTGCTCACCTTCACTGCCCTTTACCTGCTCGGCATCACCCTCAACATGGTGGTGCTCTTCAGCCTGACGCTCGCGCTCGGTATGCTGGTGGACAATGCCATTGTCATCATTGAAAACACCTACCGTTTCATGGAACAGGGCGCCTCGCGCTTTGATGCCGCCATGTGGGCCACCTCCGAGGTGGCCTATCCGGTTATCGGTTCCACCCTCACCACCCTGGGCGCCTTTGCCCCCATGCTCTTCTGGCCCGGCATCATGGGCGAGTTCATGAGCTATCTGCCGCTGACCCTGATCATCACCCTCACCTCCAGCCTGTTTGTCGCCCTGGTCATCAATCCGGCCTTTGCCTCCCTGTTCATGAAGGTCAAAAGCAATGACGGCGGCGCCCCGGCGAAAAGCATGGAGGAGGTGGCCGTTGCCGTGGAAAAACCGGCGGAAATCCGGGGGATGTGGCTGACAAGTTACGCCCGGCTGCTCACCTTCTCCCTTGCCCGCCCGGTGAGCGTCATCCTTTGCGGCTTTGCCGTGCTGGTGCTCATGGTGCAGGGCTGGCTGCTGGTCGTGGGGCTGGAAAAACCCATCGAGTTTTTTCCGGACATCGATCCGGCCGGCATGTATGTCAACCTGGATGTGCCGGAGGGAGCGGACCTTGATTATATCGACCGCATCCTCAAGCGTATCGAGCTGGCGGTGGCCGCCCCGCAGGCGGAAGCCGACGTGCCGCTGGAGCCTTCGGACGAAGAATACGGCCGGGCGCTGCTGCCGAAGGAACACAAAAAGGCGGACGGTTCCACCTTTATCGGGCCGAGCGACCAGGCTAACATTCGGAATATCTACACCAAGGGGATCGTCACCGCGGGCGCCGGCACCGCCTTTGACCCCAATGCCCCCAACCATGTGGGCATCCGTTTTCTGGAAATCAAGGACCGCACCAGCTCCTCCAACGACACCTTGGAAACCATCAGAAGGCGCATCAAAAACATTCCCGGCGCCAAGCTGACCATTGCCTCGGCCGAGGAGGGGCCGCCCACCGGCGCGGCGATCAATATAGAAATCTCCGGCGATGATTTTGCCGTGCTGGGAAGCCTTGCCGCCGAGATCAAAAAGATCGTCGGCCAGGTGCCGCACGTGGAGGACATCCGCGACGACTTTGTCGAGGGCACCCCGTCGGTGCATGTGACGGTGGACCGGCAGAAGGCGGCGCTTTTCGGACTGTCCACCGACATGATCGGCTTTGCCTTGAAAACCGCCTACAACGGCCTGGATGTCTCTTCCTTCCGTGAAAAGGATGAAGACTACGACATCACCGTCCAGCTCCGGGAAGACGACCGCCGGGTGGTGGACGTGCTGCGCGAACTGATGATCCCCACCCCGGCAGGCACCATGGTGCCCCTGTCCACCATGGCCAAGGTGGCATACGGCGGCTCCATCGGCGATATCACCCGCATTAACAACGAGCGGGTGGTGACGGTGAAGGCCAATGTGGATGAAACCAAGGTGCCCGGTCCGGTGGCCAGGGCCCAGGCCGAGGAGCTGCTGAAACAGCTTCCCCTGCCGCCGGGCTACATGACCAGGTTCACCGGCGAATTCGAGTTCCAGCAGGAGTCCGAGGATTTCCTCTCCAAGGCCTTTGTCGTGGCCCTGCTGTTCATCTTTCTCATCCTGGTGAGCCAGTTCAACTCCATCAGCCAGCCCTTCATCATCATGACCTCGGTGATCCTTTCTCTCGGCGGCGCCTTTCTCGGCCTGATGCTCTTCCGGCAGCCCTTCGGCATCATCATGACCGGGGTGGGCGTCATTTCGCTGGCCGGCGTGGTGGTGAACAACGCCATCGTCCTGCTCGATTACACCAACAAGCTGCGGGAGCGGGGCATGGTTTTGTCCGAGGCGGTGGTTGCCGCCGGCGCCACCCGGCTGCGGCCGGTCATGCTCACCGCCATCACCACCATCCTCGGCCTGATCCCCATGGTTACCGGCGTTTCCTTTGATTTCCACGACCTCTCCATCTCCTTGGTCAGTGAATCAAGCCAGTGGTGGCGCTCCATGGCGGTGGTGGTCATCTTCGGCCTGCTGGTGGCCACCTTCCTCACCCTGGTGGTGGTGCCCACCCTTTACTATCTGCTGGAGCAACTGCCGGAAAAACGAAGGCAGGCGGTGATCCGTCTCAAGCGTTTCTATTGGCAACAATACGGCCGGCTCTCCGGGGAAAAGAATCCGAACCGTGACTGA
- a CDS encoding polysulfide reductase, with product MNSVLSHFIPGDAGLAVKHSSPYNGALVLSGMLAVAGLAFGLHSFVAGHEHVYGVTQEVPWGLLIAVYVFFVVTSTGLCLVSSIGHVFNIEAFKPIAKRSVFMAIATIISGFFVIAFEIENPWRMAIYNLTSPNLTSNIWWMGTLYGAYLFFMLIEFGLLQIGRHKAAGMLGLMGVVSGIAAHSNLGAVFGLLSGREFWHGPYMPIYFITSAMMSGCAAVVFFHWLGYRVNGRRMSPMLEEALRATAKLGALLITVIMFFATWKMISGISGHPPGKYEAMQSLLSGPYSIHFWVGEVMLGLVIPFFVIMAVRARNLTALFVASVSSLIGIFFMRYDLVVVGMVVPQLHGLGVVGMDQLHFYAPRLHEVMVTLGGMGLCSFMFLAGERMFRGHLSEDH from the coding sequence ATGAACTCGGTTTTGTCTCATTTCATTCCCGGTGATGCGGGGTTAGCCGTCAAACACTCATCGCCCTATAACGGTGCACTGGTTCTGAGCGGTATGCTCGCCGTCGCCGGTCTTGCCTTCGGGCTGCATTCGTTTGTCGCCGGACATGAGCATGTCTACGGTGTGACCCAGGAAGTGCCCTGGGGGCTGCTGATCGCCGTTTATGTTTTCTTTGTCGTCACCTCCACCGGGCTGTGCCTGGTGTCATCCATCGGCCATGTCTTCAATATCGAAGCCTTCAAGCCGATTGCCAAACGGTCGGTGTTCATGGCCATCGCCACCATTATCTCCGGGTTTTTCGTCATTGCCTTTGAGATTGAAAATCCCTGGCGCATGGCAATTTACAATCTGACCTCGCCCAACCTCACCTCCAATATCTGGTGGATGGGTACCCTTTACGGCGCCTATCTCTTCTTCATGCTGATCGAGTTTGGACTTCTCCAGATCGGGAGGCATAAGGCGGCCGGCATGCTGGGGCTGATGGGCGTTGTGTCAGGTATTGCCGCCCACAGTAATCTCGGTGCTGTTTTCGGACTGTTGAGCGGTCGCGAGTTCTGGCATGGCCCGTATATGCCCATTTATTTCATTACCTCGGCCATGATGTCGGGCTGTGCGGCGGTGGTTTTCTTTCACTGGCTGGGCTACCGGGTAAACGGCCGGCGGATGAGCCCGATGCTTGAAGAGGCCTTGCGGGCAACCGCAAAGCTTGGCGCGCTGCTCATCACGGTTATCATGTTTTTTGCCACCTGGAAGATGATATCCGGCATCAGCGGTCATCCTCCGGGAAAATATGAGGCCATGCAGTCGCTTCTTTCCGGACCCTATTCGATTCATTTCTGGGTTGGCGAAGTCATGCTCGGCCTGGTTATTCCCTTTTTTGTCATCATGGCGGTACGGGCCCGCAACCTGACCGCGCTTTTTGTCGCATCCGTGTCCAGCCTGATCGGCATCTTCTTCATGCGCTATGACCTGGTCGTGGTCGGCATGGTGGTTCCGCAGTTGCACGGCTTGGGTGTTGTGGGCATGGATCAGCTTCACTTCTATGCGCCGCGTCTCCATGAAGTCATGGTGACCCTGGGCGGCATGGGACTTTGTTCCTTCATGTTTCTTGCCGGAGAAAGGATGTTCAGGGGGCATCTCAGCGAGGATCATTAA